The Halogranum gelatinilyticum genome includes a window with the following:
- a CDS encoding 6-hydroxymethylpterin diphosphokinase MptE-like protein, producing the protein MNFTEWEPVYEAILADFGFGREADENARDVLSPFATPFDLTRFDSFSDATVAVAGAGPSLDADLDRAAAADVVVAASTAADVLRDADIAVDLMVTDLDKNPETAVELTHEGVPVAAHAHGDNVPAVREWLPRFDADHVLATTQAAPVDAVVNYGGFTDGDRAAFLADEFGAGELVFVGWDFDDPQVDEMKAQKLRWAERLLRWLEVRREEQFDVLDGRRDGIPPLP; encoded by the coding sequence ATGAACTTCACAGAATGGGAACCCGTCTACGAGGCCATCCTCGCCGACTTCGGTTTCGGCCGCGAGGCCGACGAGAACGCCCGTGACGTGCTCTCTCCGTTCGCGACGCCCTTCGATCTGACCCGCTTCGATTCTTTCTCCGATGCGACCGTCGCCGTCGCCGGTGCCGGTCCCTCGCTCGATGCTGACCTCGACCGCGCGGCCGCCGCCGACGTCGTCGTCGCCGCCTCGACCGCCGCCGACGTGCTTCGCGATGCCGACATCGCTGTCGACCTGATGGTCACGGATTTGGACAAGAACCCCGAGACGGCGGTCGAGCTGACCCACGAGGGCGTCCCGGTCGCGGCCCACGCCCACGGCGACAACGTCCCCGCCGTCCGCGAGTGGCTCCCGCGGTTCGATGCCGACCACGTGCTCGCGACGACGCAGGCAGCTCCCGTCGACGCCGTCGTCAACTACGGCGGCTTCACCGACGGCGACCGGGCTGCGTTCCTCGCCGACGAGTTCGGCGCGGGCGAACTAGTCTTCGTCGGCTGGGACTTCGACGACCCGCAGGTCGACGAAATGAAAGCACAGAAACTGCGCTGGGCGGAGCGGCTGCTCCGGTGGCTGGAAGTCAGACGAGAAGAGCAGTTCGACGTGCTGGACGGGCGACGCGACGGGATTCCGCCGCTGCCCTGA
- a CDS encoding dihydropteroate synthase — protein MRNVDAAGLGIGDDYPPRIMGVLNVSKESPYKPSVFNDPGEAAEYVDRELIDEGADIVDVGLESANKKFEVLSAEDELDRLETAIEVVESVSGDAVFSIETRYHEVAEAALDANFDMVNDICGFADPKMPEVCDARDAAVAKMASPPDLERPGAVEEVDDIYEALSLNGLTDKTIVDPAFGGWSEAKTLEHDRETFHRLREFRGYGQPILVSINRKNFLRSVADRDTEGALPVSLAATSMAVERGAHVVRTHDVAETRDAALIGTEFARRRVREAGDVDVEELDVTTVREAQRHVDRIGGDTDAARQAVVHVFELTGLGPEERGALRAAATETGLALVEGDDGTNVLLVGTPVAFENAAAAAGGVSGALDAALERLAGVVQ, from the coding sequence ATGCGAAACGTGGACGCCGCCGGTCTCGGCATCGGCGACGACTATCCCCCGCGAATCATGGGCGTACTGAACGTCTCGAAAGAGTCGCCGTACAAGCCGAGCGTCTTCAACGACCCCGGCGAGGCGGCCGAGTACGTCGACCGCGAACTCATCGACGAGGGGGCCGACATCGTCGACGTCGGTCTCGAATCCGCCAACAAGAAGTTCGAGGTCCTCTCCGCGGAGGACGAACTCGACCGACTCGAAACCGCAATCGAGGTCGTCGAGAGCGTCTCCGGCGACGCGGTCTTCTCCATCGAGACGCGCTACCACGAGGTCGCGGAGGCCGCCCTCGACGCCAACTTCGACATGGTCAACGACATCTGTGGCTTCGCCGACCCGAAGATGCCGGAGGTCTGTGACGCTCGCGACGCCGCCGTCGCCAAGATGGCTTCCCCACCGGACCTCGAACGGCCCGGCGCGGTCGAGGAGGTCGACGACATCTACGAGGCACTCTCGCTCAACGGGCTGACGGACAAGACCATCGTCGACCCGGCCTTCGGCGGCTGGAGCGAGGCCAAGACGCTGGAACACGACCGCGAGACCTTCCACCGGCTGCGGGAGTTCCGCGGCTACGGCCAGCCCATCCTCGTCTCCATCAACCGCAAGAACTTCCTCCGCTCCGTCGCCGACCGCGACACCGAGGGCGCGCTGCCCGTCAGCCTCGCGGCGACGTCGATGGCGGTCGAACGCGGTGCCCACGTCGTCCGCACCCACGACGTCGCCGAGACGCGCGACGCGGCACTCATCGGCACGGAGTTCGCCCGCCGTCGCGTTCGTGAAGCAGGCGACGTCGACGTCGAAGAACTGGACGTGACGACTGTCCGCGAGGCCCAGCGACACGTCGACCGCATCGGCGGCGACACGGATGCTGCTCGACAGGCCGTCGTCCACGTCTTCGAACTCACCGGTCTCGGTCCCGAGGAGCGCGGCGCGCTCCGGGCCGCCGCGACCGAGACGGGATTGGCACTCGTCGAGGGCGACGACGGGACGAACGTCCTGCTGGTCGGGACGCCCGTCGCCTTCGAGAACGCAGCCGCCGCAGCCGGTGGCGTCTCCGGCGCGCTGGACGCCGCGCTGGAACGCCTCGCCGGCGTCGTACAATAA
- a CDS encoding SipW-dependent-type signal peptide-containing protein, producing the protein MTNQRVGISRRSVLAGLGTIGIASAGAGLGTTAFFNDTEAVDASLEAGRVDLLLDYRATYVPHSRGDFATRQRDLLPDSDLDGDNIDDAYVIAQMPDFRLDGRPASDDQWGATLRLLPCANEQFDLVDGDETTMFALDDVKPKDSGRISMSLHLCGNPAYLWLQAVETEDADGVVDDPNPIVEPEDAVDGSYDGSDGTPDGDLDDYLWVRAYADLNCNGEQDGDDVTIFEGSLDAFLTAAASGLAIPRPGAEETGGNCYDADSVMCVAVDWYLPCFDYQNDAMGFAELPSTVGGTLAGELDAKGLPHGGFDDANIVQTDVTAFGITYAAVQCRHNADNFNPFAQASQPSQPV; encoded by the coding sequence ATGACAAACCAACGCGTAGGTATCTCCCGACGCTCCGTCCTCGCAGGCCTCGGTACCATCGGTATCGCCTCGGCCGGTGCCGGGCTCGGAACGACCGCCTTCTTCAACGACACCGAAGCCGTCGACGCCAGCCTCGAAGCCGGTCGCGTCGACCTCCTCCTCGACTACCGTGCGACCTACGTCCCGCACAGCCGCGGCGACTTCGCGACCCGGCAACGCGACCTGCTGCCGGACTCCGACCTCGACGGCGACAACATCGACGACGCCTACGTCATCGCCCAGATGCCGGACTTCCGACTCGATGGCCGCCCGGCGAGCGACGACCAGTGGGGCGCGACGCTCCGCCTGCTTCCCTGTGCGAACGAGCAGTTCGACCTCGTCGACGGCGACGAGACGACGATGTTCGCACTCGACGACGTCAAGCCGAAGGACAGCGGCCGCATCTCGATGAGTCTCCACCTCTGCGGCAACCCCGCGTATCTCTGGCTCCAGGCGGTCGAGACCGAGGACGCCGACGGCGTCGTCGACGACCCGAACCCTATCGTTGAACCCGAAGACGCTGTCGACGGGAGCTACGACGGCAGCGACGGAACCCCGGACGGCGACCTCGACGACTATCTCTGGGTCCGCGCGTACGCCGACCTCAACTGCAACGGCGAGCAGGACGGCGACGACGTCACGATCTTCGAGGGGTCGCTCGACGCCTTCCTCACCGCGGCCGCCTCGGGGCTGGCGATTCCCCGCCCCGGCGCGGAGGAGACGGGCGGCAACTGTTACGACGCCGACTCGGTGATGTGCGTCGCCGTCGACTGGTATCTGCCGTGTTTCGACTACCAGAACGACGCGATGGGCTTCGCCGAGCTTCCCTCGACGGTCGGCGGCACGCTCGCCGGCGAACTCGACGCGAAGGGACTGCCCCACGGCGGCTTCGACGACGCCAACATCGTCCAGACCGACGTGACGGCGTTCGGCATCACGTACGCCGCGGTCCAGTGCCGCCACAACGCCGACAACTTCAACCCCTTCGCGCAGGCGTCCCAGCCATCCCAGCCGGTGTAA
- a CDS encoding signal peptidase I: MTLPPSKQTNSTRGKLANRLALRRAAKARRNAREARRSGAPHAKVTLRGKLSNRLALRRAAKARRQARTTRTSDAAEPQQSVDSRRESTTASAPTPATDGGERAAVVPSADVFGESADTDDDSQETARSPAAAGATATATEPAAPKRSLGRTVLNVVGIALLIALVVPFAVYAVPDLAGADQSYVVLTGSMTPAIAPGDVVIVDSVDPATIAVGDVVTFERAANNPPVTHRVIEVVQTENGPAYVTKGDANEDPDTSLVYPNQLVGRVLVTFPYIGHVIEFGNSTNGFLLLVVTPFALLILTEIAAFVRSGRGDEGETAAASAAAVPTAAETTNAAGSAETAETDEPEGFVLTANDLNLALLSFALFAGYAAYVAYTYRGTLTLGVAVATVTALLLGLGVRLFGFRSSESEPAAAATDGGVDEGGEH; encoded by the coding sequence ATGACACTACCTCCATCGAAGCAGACGAACAGCACGCGGGGTAAGCTCGCGAACCGGTTGGCTCTCCGTCGTGCCGCGAAGGCCCGCCGGAACGCCCGCGAGGCTCGCCGGAGCGGCGCGCCCCACGCGAAGGTGACGCTCCGCGGGAAGCTCTCGAACCGACTCGCACTCCGCCGGGCGGCCAAAGCGCGCCGACAGGCACGTACGACTCGAACGAGCGACGCGGCCGAACCCCAACAGTCCGTGGACAGCCGACGCGAGTCGACAACGGCCTCGGCTCCTACCCCGGCGACCGACGGTGGCGAGCGTGCCGCCGTCGTCCCCTCTGCGGACGTCTTCGGTGAATCGGCGGACACCGACGACGACAGCCAGGAGACGGCGCGGTCGCCAGCAGCCGCTGGAGCGACGGCGACGGCGACGGAGCCAGCCGCTCCGAAGCGCTCGCTCGGCCGAACCGTGCTCAACGTCGTCGGTATCGCGCTCCTCATCGCGCTCGTGGTCCCGTTCGCCGTCTACGCGGTGCCGGACCTCGCTGGCGCGGACCAGAGCTACGTCGTCCTCACCGGGAGCATGACGCCCGCCATCGCGCCGGGTGACGTGGTCATCGTCGACAGCGTCGACCCGGCCACCATCGCCGTCGGCGACGTCGTCACGTTCGAGCGCGCGGCGAACAACCCACCCGTGACCCACCGCGTCATCGAGGTGGTCCAGACCGAGAACGGCCCGGCCTACGTGACGAAGGGTGACGCCAACGAGGACCCCGACACCTCGCTCGTCTACCCGAACCAACTCGTCGGCCGCGTGCTCGTGACGTTCCCGTACATCGGTCACGTCATCGAGTTCGGTAACTCGACGAACGGCTTCCTGCTGCTCGTCGTCACCCCGTTCGCACTGCTTATCCTCACGGAGATCGCGGCGTTCGTCCGCAGCGGTCGCGGCGACGAGGGCGAGACGGCCGCCGCGTCGGCGGCAGCGGTCCCGACCGCAGCCGAGACGACGAATGCAGCCGGGTCGGCCGAGACGGCCGAGACGGACGAACCCGAGGGGTTCGTGTTGACGGCAAACGACCTGAACCTCGCGCTGCTCTCGTTCGCGCTGTTTGCAGGCTACGCGGCTTACGTCGCCTACACCTACCGCGGAACGTTGACGCTCGGTGTCGCCGTCGCAACGGTGACGGCACTCCTGCTCGGTCTCGGCGTGCGGCTGTTCGGCTTCCGCTCGTCGGAGTCCGAACCGGCCGCGGCCGCGACCGACGGCGGCGTCGACGAGGGAGGTGAGCACTGA